The Streptomyces sp. NBC_00162 sequence CTCCCCCGGTGAAGCCGGTGCCGTAATGGGCGTCGACGAGGCCACGGTCCGCTCGTACCTCGGCCAGGCCCACCGGCGCCTCGCCCGGCTGCTCGACACCTCCGAAGAGGCCGCCGACCCGACAGAGGCCGCCGACCCGACCGAATCAGCCGAATCATGAGGCCCCACGAACGCCGGCAGCCCCAGGACGGCGAACAGACCCCGCGCTCGCTGGCCGACTTCCTCGCACGGGCGAGCGTCCGCGACCGCTATCCGCACTACGACCTGGGCGCGGCCGAGGCCCGGCTGCTGCGCGCGACACCGCACGCGCCCGCCTCCGGCCACCGCACCCGCCGCCGGTCGGTATTCGGCTGGAGCGACCCGGCGCGGGACTGCCCGCTCGACTCGGAACGGGCCCGGCGCGACCTCAAGGCCGCCTGCCTGGCCTCCGTGTGCGCGCCGAAGGCCGAGGCGCAGCTCGGCTCCTTCCTCTCCGGCGGGCACACCGACCTGGCCGGGGCGGTCGTCTTCGGCTGTCTGCTGTTCCTGGCCGGGCTGCGCGAAGGCGCCCGGTTCTGGTGGCAGTTCGCCGCCGGTTCGGGCAGTGCGCGGACCGCCCCCGCCGCGTACTGCCTCTTCCTCGACCACTCCCGGCGCGGTGAGCACCACGACGCCCGGCTGTGGGCGCGCGAGCTGGGCCGCCGCGGCTTCCGGCCGGGCGGCCGCCGGGATCTGCGGGACGTGCGGCTGTGCGCGCAGGCGGCCGTCCTGCGGTACCTCGACCAGCTGGACGATCCCGATCTGGGACCGGTGCCGCTGCCCAGGCCCGGGCTGCCCGGGGTGCTGGCCGCGTTCCGGCCGCCGACGGTCGCGGTCACGGCCGCTGCCACCGCGGCCCCGGCGGCCGTGACCGTACCGCCGCTCGCGGCCGGCCCGCTGCGCCACCCGGCGCTGACGGCGGCGGCGCGCGGGACCGTCGTCCAGGCCGGGACGGGCGAGGCCCTGGCAGAGGCCCGGCGCGCGCTGGCCGTCGTACGGGTCCTGGAGCAGCACCCCCTGGGAGTGCGGGCCGCCCAGCTCGCGCGGACGGCGGGCCTCACCGTGGAGGAGCTCGGCCCGCTGCTGTCGATGCTGTGCGAGGAGGAGTACGCGTACCGCCCGGCCGCGGGGGTGTACGCGCGCGGGCCGGCCCTGGACCGGCTCGCGGCCCCCGGCGTCCACGGTCTGGCGGGCCAGCTCCAGCGCACCCTGGCCCTGGCCCGGGACAGCGCCGGCGCCGCCGTGTACCTGAGCCGGTACGCGGAGGGCGAGGTCCGGATCACGCAGATGGCGGACGGGCCCGGAACCCCGCCGGTGCGGGAGTGGGTGGACTTCCGGGCCGCCGCCCACGCCAGCGCCGTGGGCAAGTGCCTGCTGACCCAGCTCGACCACGACCGCCGCGCCGACCACGTGGCCCGGCACCGCCCGGCCCGGCTCACCCCGCAGACCATCACCGACAGCCGGGCCCTGTTCACCGCGCTGGACGCGGTGGCACCGGGCGCGCCCGTGTTCGACCTGCTCGAGTACTCCCCCGGCGTGGTCTGCTCAGCGGTCCCGATCGCCACCGGCGACGCCGCCGGGAGCCTCGCGCTCTCGCTGCCCGCGGCCCATGCGCACCGGCTGCCCGCGGCCACCGCGGCCCTGCGCCGCAAGGCCGTCCCGGTGCTGCTCGCGCTTCTCCTGTCGGGCGCGATCCCCCCGGACGCCCCGGCTGCCCCGTCCGCCTCGGACGCTCCGGACGGTTCGGGCGCTGAGGACGGTTCGGGCGCCGAGTCCCCGGCCCCACCGCCCCAGCCCGAGCCGAGGCGGGCCCCGCTCACTCCGGAGACCCTGCGCCACCTCCGGCGCCTCTTCCGCACCCGGCTCACCCGCACGACCGGCTCCCCCGCCGGCCCCCACCTGGTCAGCGACACCACCTCCGCGGCGGCGTACCTCTTCGACGCCCTCCCGGACACCGGCCAGCCGTGTCTGTCCCTGCCGCACACCTTCACCCAGGTCGCCCCGGGCACCCTGACCACCCCGACGGGTCTGGTGGTCCTGGGCACGTGATCAGGGGCGCGCGGACGCCGCCCCGCCCGTGACGAAGGAATCCAGCGCCGCGTCGAAGCGGCTCCTGGCCTCGGCGAGCCGGCTGACGGGGGCCGACACCCAGACGTCGTACATGCGGCCGTCCTCGTCCCAGCAGAGGTCGAAGGTGTGCCGGGCGCCTTCGGCCCGTGTGAAGCCGTCCCAGGTGAACTCCCAGAGGGCGGCGGGCAGTCCGTTGTGGGTCGTCGCGACGACCGAGCGGTCGCGGTATCCGGGATTGGTGTCCGGGCCGGCGGCGTCGGCGCGCCGCATCGCGCCGAGCGGGCCTTCGGACGCCGACGGCGTCACCTTGATGCCGATCCGGATCGCCCCGTCCGGGGAGCTGTGGAAGACCCGCTGATCGTCGGTGGTGCGCTGGTAGCCGGTGGGTACGGCGAGGGCGAAGCCCTGCGGATCGGTGACGATCCGGTACCCGGTGGGCGCGGGCTTGGGCGTCACACCGGCGCCGGGTGAAGCGGTCGCGGGAGTGACGGTCGCGGGGGTTGCGGTCGCGGGTGAGGCGCCCGCGGGGGCGCTGGGCGTCACCTCGTGCGCCCGGCCCTCCGTGCGGTCCCCGAGCAGGGACGCGGCCGTCACGCCACCGGCGACGGCCACCACGACGAGCGCCGCCGCGATCAGCCACAGGCGGCGGACCGGCCGGACCGCCCGCGCCGGCGTCGGGTCGGGTACCCGGTCGACGAGGGGCACCGTGCCGGTGGTCACGTACGCCGACAGCAGCCGCTCGGCCTCCGCCGCACCCAGCCGCCGCTCCGGGTCGCGTTCCAACAGGCCCCGGATCACCGGGAGCAGCGGCCCCGCCTGAGCCGGCGGCCGGATCTCGTCGTACACGACGGCGTGCAGGACGCCGCCGAGCGAATCCCGGTGGAAGGGCGACTCCCCGGTGAGTGCGGCGCACAGCAGTACGCCGAGGGACCACAGGTCTGCCTCGGGGCCGGCGACGGCGCCCTGCATGCGCTCGGGCGAGGTGTACTCGGGCGAGCCGACGAAGGCGCCGGTCTCGCTGATGGTGGTGGCCCCGGCGAGGCGGGCGATGCCGAAGTCGGTGAGCACGACCCGGCCGGTTCCCGCCTCCAAGAGGACGTTGGCGGGCTTGATGTCGCGGTGGAGCACGCCGCGGGCGTGAGCCGCGTTCAGCGCGCCGAGCAGGGCGAGCCCGGTACGGGCGGTCTCGGCGGGATCCAGCGGCCCGTCGGCGGCGAGCCGGTCGGCGAGCGAGCGGCCTTCGACGAGTTCCATGACGATGCAGGGGCGCCCGTCGTGCTCCACGACGTCATGGACCACGACGACGTGCGGGTGCTTGATCTGCGCCACGGTGCGCGCTTCCCGCAGGGCGCCCGCGGACTCCGTCCCGTCGCCGACGTGGAGTTCCTTGACGGCGACGGAGCGTCCGAGCAGTTCGTCGGAGGCCTCCCAGACGGTGCCCATCCCGCCCCTGCCCAACCGCTTCCCCAAGCGGTAACGCCCAACAATCACGATGCTGTTGCGTGGATCGTCCTGCGACACGTTGCTCCCCTTGGCCCATTCGCGCCCATGATGCCGCAGAACGGATCCACTCCGGGCCGCATGACCCACAACGCACGGCGAGGGCCGTGACTCTTGGAGTCACGGCCCTCGCCGATCTGTGTCCGAGGGGGGACTTGAACCCCCACGCCCGATAAAGGGCACTAGCACCTCAAGCTAGCGCGTCTGCCATTCCGCCACCCGGACCAGGTGGTCGGCCCCGGTTTCCCGCGGCGACATGGACAACAATAGCAAAGGATCGGCGGGGCTCCGACCACTTATCCGGGCGGCTGCCGTCCGCCACGCCGTGCTGACCTGCACGCATGCACCGGCGGGCATGGCGAGACGGCACGTCTCGTCATGCGTTACGGGCAGCGGATGACCTGACCCGCGTACGAAAGGTTGCCGCCGAAGCCGAAGAGGAGGACGGGGGCTCCCGTGGGGATCTCGCCGCGCTGCACCAGCTTGGACAGGGCCATCGGGATGCTGCCCGCCGAGGTGTTGCCCGAGTCGACGACATCGCGGGCGACGACGGCGTTGACGGCGCCGATCTTGGCGGCGAGCGGTTCGATGATCCGCAGGTTCGCCTGGTGCAGGACGACCGCAGCCAGCTCCTCCGGCAGGACCCCGGCCTTCTCGCACACCTTGCGGGCGAGCGGCGGGAGCTGGCTGGTGGTCCAGCGGTAGACCGACTGGCCCTCCTGCGCGAAGACCGGCGGCGATCCCTCGATCCGGACGGCGTTGCCCATCTCGGGGACCGAACCCCACAGCACCGGTCCGATGCCCGGCTCGTCGCTGGCCTCGACGACGGCCGCGCCGGCGCCGTCGCCGGTGAGCACGCAGGTGGTGCGGTCGCTCCAGTCGGTGATCTCGGTCATCTTGTCGGCGCCGATGACCAGGGCGCGGGAGGCGGAGCCGGCCCGGATGGCGTGGTCGGCGGTGGCCAGGGCGTGCGTGAAGCCCGAGCAGACGACGTTGATGTCCATCACGGCGGGGCCGCCGCCCATGCCCAGCTTGGCGGCGACGCGCGCGGCCATGTTGGGCGAGCGGTCGATCGCGGTGGAGGTGGCGACCAGGACGAGGTCGATGTCGTCGGGGGTCAGGCCGGCGCCGGCCAGGGCCTTGCCCGCCGCCTGGAAGGCCAGCTCGTCCACCGGCTCGTCCGGACCCGCGATGTGGCGCGTCTTGATGCCGACCCGGGACCGGATCCACTCGTCCGTGGTGTCGACCATGGCCGCGAGGTCCTCGTTGGTCAGCACTTTCGCGGGCTGGTAGTGCCCCAGCGCCACCACGCGTGAACCGGTCATGGGCAGGATCCCCCTCGTAGGAAGTCAGGATCACCCAGCTTTGCCTGCTACTGATGGGTACGTGTGCGTGTGACCCGACAGGATTCAGGTGCCGGAATTTGGAGATTCCCGAGGATCAGGCAGCCGGGGACGTTGCGGGAAGCGGAACCGCGACAATGAGGTTGTCGGATACAGGCAAGAACCGAAGGGGTGGGCTGATCGCCATGGGACGGGTCACCGAGCGTCGCCGTGTCGTCCGGATCCGGAACGGTGTGGTGGGGGTCCGTCCGGACACGCTGGTCGCCGAGGAGCCGCTGGAGATACGGCTGAACGGCAAGCCGCTGGCCATCACGATGCGCACCCCGGGGGACGATTTCGCGCTGGCGGTGGGCTTCCTGGTGAGCGAGGGCGTGCTCGCCGCGGCCTCGGACGTCAGGACCGTCACCTATTGCGAGGGGGCGGCCGAGGACGGCACCAACACCTACAACATCGTCAACGTGCAGTTGGCGAACGGGGTTCCCGTGCCGGACATCACGCTGGAGCGGAACGTCTACACCACCTCGTCCTGCGGTCTGTGCGGCAAGGCCAGCCTGGACGCGGTCCGTACGGCGACCCGCTTCCCGGCGACGGCCGCCGACCCCGTACGGATCTCCGCGGATCTCCTCGGCTTGCTGCCGGACCGGCTGCGCGCGGCCCAGAAGGTCTTCGACCGTACGGGCGGACTGCATGCGGCCGGCCTGTTCACGGCGGACGGGGAGCTGCTGGACCTGCGCGAGGACGTGGGCCGGCACAACGCGGTGGACAAGATCGTCGGGCGGGCGCTCCGGTCCGGCCGGCTCCCGCTGGCCGGCGCGGTCCTGCTGGTGTCGGGCCGGGCCTCCTTCGAGCTCGCCCAGAAGGCCGTGATGGCCGGCATCCCGGTCCTGGCGGCGGTCTCGGCCCCGTCCTCACTGGCGGTGGACCTGGCTCTGGAGTCGGGCCTGACCCTGGTCGGCTTCCTGCGCGGCCCGGACATGAACATCTACGCGGGCGAGGAGCGGATCACGATGTGACCACCGGGCCGGCGCCGCTCCCGGTGCCGGCCGGGCGCCGCTACAGGTGCGGCCGCTGCCGTCTCATCGCCCGCGGCGCCCGCGGCGGGTGGTGGGTGCGGTGAGCTTGGGATCCGGCGGGGTGATCCGGTGGAGGTCCAGGGTGGGCGGGACCGGGGTGGTTCCGGGGCCACCGGATTCCGCCCAGGCGATGATCTCGTCGGTGGCGGTGTCGTCCAGGGCCCAGCCGAACCAGGCCGCGCGGGCTCCTCGGCGGCGGGCCTCGGTGGTGGGCTGGACCACGATGACATTGGCCTGGGCGCACGGCCCGAGGCACTCGCTCGTACGGACGGCCAGGCGGCCGCCGGAGGCGGCAGCGGCCTCGCGCAGCCGGGCCAGCTGGCCGGCGTGGTCGGAGCCGGGGTTCTTTTTGGGGTCGCCGCAGCAGCAGCCGCGGCAGACCACCAGGGTGCAGGGGCGTTCGGCGTGGGCGCCGTTCGGGCGTATCCAGGTCACCACCGAACGTTATCGGGCCTGGCCCGTGGGCTGTTGGGGCGGGGGCGAGACCTCTGCCACACGGTCGGCGGTGAGTTCGGGCCCGGGGTCCTGGGCGCGGCGGCGGGCGAGGACCGCGCAGACCATCAGCTGCATCTGGTGGAACAGCATCAGCGGCAGCACCGCGAGGCTCGCCTGAGCTCCGAACAGCACGCTGGCCATGGGGAGTCCGGCGGCGAGGCTCTTCTTAGACCCGGCGAACTGGATGGCGATCCGGTCCGCGCGGCCGAAGCCGAGGCGCTTCGCCCCGTACCAGCTGACGAGGAGCATGACGGCCAGGAGCACGGCCTCCACCGCCAGCAGGGCGCCGAGGCGCGGAACGCTCACCTGGTGCCAGATGCCTGCGGCCATGCCCGCGCTGAAGGCGGCGTAGACGACGAGCAGGATCGAGCCGCGGTCCACGTAGCCGAGGACCGGTCGGTGGCGTGCCAGGAAGCCGCCGACCCAGCGGCGCAGGAACTGCCCGAGGAGGAAGGGCAGGAGGAGCTGGAGGACGATCTTGATGAGCGAGTCCGGCGAGAAGCCGCCCGCGCTGTTGCCGAGCAGGCCGGCGGCGAGGAGGGGGGTGAGGAGGATGCCGGCGAGGCTGGAGAAGGAGCCCGCACAGATCGCGGCGGGGACGTTGCCGCGGGCGATCGAGGTGAAGGCGATGGAGGACTGGATGGTCGAGGGGACCAGGCAGAGGAAGAGCAGGCCGCTGTAGAGGGGCTCGGTGAGCACCCCGGGCACCAGGCCCCGGGCGGCGAGGCCGAGGAGGGGGAAAAGGAGGAAGGTGCAGGCGAGCACGGTCACGTGCAGCCGCCAGTGGCGCAGGCCGTCGAGGGCCTCGCGGGTGGAGAGCCGGGCGCCGTAGAGGAAGAAGAGCAGGGCCACGGCCGCGGTGGAGGCGCCGTCGGCGACGGTGGCGGCCGGGCCGCGTGCCGGGAGCAGGGCGGCGAGGCCGACGGTGCCGAGGAGCGCCAGGACGTACGGGTCCAGGGGCAGCCGGGCGGGGAGGTGCGGGCGGCGCATGTGCGGGGTGCTCACTTGCTGTCGGGAGTGGCCTCGAGTGGTCTCCTCTCATCGTCGGGGGTGGAGCGGTGATCGGGAAACCTGTACACCGCACTCACTGTCATCATGATTCGCGATGAGCGCGGTAGCGTGGGCGGTATGTACGACCCCGTCCAGCTGCGTACGTTCCTCACGGTGGCCCAGACGCTCAGCTTCACCCAGGCCGCCGGGCGGCTCGGCGTACGGCAGTCCACGGTCAGCCAGCACGTGCGGCGGCTGGAGGAGGCGACGGGGCGGCCGCTGTTCGTACGGGACACGCACAGCGTGGAGCTGACGGAGGACGGCGAGGCGCTGCTGGGCTTCGCGCGCACGATCCTGGAGGCGCACGAACGGGCGGCGGCCTTCTTCACGGGGACCCGGCTGCGGGGGCGGCTGCGGTTCGGTGCCTCGGAGGACTTCGTGCTGACGCGGCTGCCGGAGATCCTGGAGGGGTTCCGGCACGAGCATCCCGAGGTGGACCTGGAGCTGTCGGTGGAGCTGTCGGGGACGCTGCACGAGCGGCTGGACGCAGGGCGCCTCGACCTGGTGCTGGCGAAGCGGCGGGGGCCGGGGGACGAGCGGGGTCGCCTGGTGTGGCGGGACCGGATGGTGTGGATCGGGGCGGAGGGGCTGCGGGTGGACCCGGAGCGCCCTGTTCCGCTGATCGTCTTCCCGCCGCCGGGGATCACCAGGGCCCGGGCGCTGGAGGTGCTGGAGCGGGAGGGGCGGCCGTGGCGGATCGCCTGTACGAGCGGCAGCCTGAGCGGTCTGATCGCGGCGGCCCGGGCCGGGCTGGGCGTGATGGCCCACACCCGGGGGCTGATCCCACCGGGGCTGGTCCGGGTGAGCGGGCTGCCGGAGCTGGGCTCGGTGGAGTTCGCGCTGCTGCGCGGTGCGCGCGTCTCGGCCGCCGCCGAGGCCTTGGCCTCGGCCGTCCTGTCGGGAGCGGACCGCCTCAGCCGCACGGCGTGACCGGCCTGCCGCTCGGGGCCGCCGCTGCGGAGGTCTTGTGGAGGAATCCGCAGGCTGATCAACTGCCGTCCGGCGTGGGATAGCGTCGCCGCGCCGCACGGAGAGGAGCGGGGCCTTGCGCGAGATCACCGTCCCACCGGTCGTCACGGGCGCGCCCGTCGGCGGTCTGGCCGACACCGTCTTCCGGCATGCGCACGAGGAACCGGGCCGGGTGGTCCTCGGACGCAAGACCGACGGCGTCTGGCGGGACGTGACCTCCGGGGAGCTGGCCGCGGAGGTGCTGGCGCTCGCCAAGGGGCTGCTGGCCCAGGGCGTGCGCTTCGGGGACCGGGTCGCCGTCATGTCCCGTACCCGGTACGAGTGGACCCTCTTCGACTTCGCGCTGTGGGCAATCGGCGCCCAGCCCGTCCCCGTCTATCCCACCTCCTCCGCCGAGCAGGTGCAGTGGATCCTGTACGACTCCGAGTGCACGGCCTGCGTCGTCGAGAACGAGGACCAGGCCATGACGGTGGGCTCGGTCGTCGACCGGCTCCCCCGGCTGCGGCTGTTGTGGCAGCTCGACGCGGGGGCCGTGGACGCCCTCGTCGCCGACGGGCGCGGGGTCTCCGAGGACGTCGTGCACCGCCATCGCGGCGCGGTGACCCCCGACGCGGTGGCCACCGTCATCTACACCTCGGGAACCACCGGGCGGCCCAAGGGGTGCGTGCTCACCCACGCCAACTTCATGTTCGAGGCCGACACGATGGTGAGCCGCTGGGAGTCCGTCTTCCAGGCCGGTCCGGGCGAGCAGCCCTCCACCCTGCTCTTCCTGCCGCTGGCGCACGTCTTCGGGCGGATGGTGGAGGTTGCCGCCATCCGGTCGCGGGTCAAGCTCGGACACCAGCCCGTGCTGACGGCGGCCGAGCTGCTGCCGGACCTCGCCGCGTTCCGGCCGACCTTCGTGCTCGGGGTCCCGTACGTGTTCGAGAAGGTCTTCGCGGCCGCCCGGCGCAAGGCCGAGGCGGAGGGGCGCACGGGCCCCTTCGACCGGGCGGTGGAGACGGCCGTACGGTACGCGGAGGCGCGGGAGCAGAAGGCCTTCGGCATCGGGCCGGGACCCTCGGCCGGGCTGCGGGTGGAGCACCAGGTCTTCGAGAAGCTCGTGTACGGGAAGGTCCGCGAGGCGATGGGCGGCCGGGTGCGGCACGCCATGTCGGGCGGGTCCGCGATGTCGCGCCGCCTCGGGCTGTTCTTCGACGGGGCCGGGATCACCATCTTCGAGGGGTACGGGCTGACCGAGTCGTCCGCGGCGGCCACGGCGAACCCGCCGGGGGCGACCAAGTACGGCACGGTGGGCCGGCCGATCCCGGGCGGCACGGTGCACATCGCGGAGGACGGGGAGGTCTGGCTGCACGGCGGCCACATCTTCTCCGGGTACCTCAACGACCCCCGCGGCACGGAGGCGGTGCTGCGCGGCGGGTGGCTGGCGACCGGGGACCTGGGGCGGCTGGACGGGGACGGCTACCTCACCATCACCGGCCGCAAGAAGGAGATCCTGGTGACCTCCAACGGCAAGAGCGTCCAGCCGGCCGCGCTGGAGGAGCGGGTCCGCTCGCATCCGCTGGTGGCCCAGTGCGTGCTGGTGGGCAACGACCGGCCGTACATCGCGGCCCTGATCACCCTGGACCCGGAGGGGATCGCGCACTGGCTGTCGATGCGCGGCCTGCCGCAGCGGCCGGCGGCGGAACTGGTGCACGACACGGACCTGACGGCGGAGGTCCGGCGGGCGGTGGTGGCGGCCAACACCCTGGTCTCGCAGGCGGAGGCGATCCGTACCTTCCGCGTCCTGCCCGAGCAGTTCAGCGAGGAGCGGGGACTGTTGACCCCGTCGCTGAAACTCAAGCGCCGGGCGATCGAGAAGGCGTACGCGATGGAGGTGGCGGCCCTGTACCAGCCTTGAGCGGGGGCGGCGTTGCCGTCGGATCACGGCTGGTCCCGGCACCTGCCGAGCCACCCCCGAGCGAAACTGACGGTCCGTCATTTCACTTTGTCATTGATATTGACGGTGCGTCAGCTCACGCACAGAATGCGGGGATTCCGACCGGAGGGGATCCCCGACATGTTGCGCCCGATCCGCACCCTGGCCGCCGCGGCAGCGGCCCTCGCGCTCGTCTCCGCCTGCAACTCCGCCTCCACCAACGGCACCCGGCCGGGCACGCCCGGCGACGCGCCCGGCAACTCCCGCGGGGTGAGCGCCGACTCGATCAAGGTCGGCGGCATCGTCTCGATGACCAGCGCGAGCGGCTACAGCAAGAAGGACACCGATCTCGGCGCCAAGGCGCGGTACATGAGGGCCAACGCCGAGGGCGGCGTCAACGGCCGCAAGATCGACTACCTCGGCGCGGAGGACGACGGCCAGGACCCCGCGAAGAACA is a genomic window containing:
- a CDS encoding serine/threonine-protein kinase, whose amino-acid sequence is MGTVWEASDELLGRSVAVKELHVGDGTESAGALREARTVAQIKHPHVVVVHDVVEHDGRPCIVMELVEGRSLADRLAADGPLDPAETARTGLALLGALNAAHARGVLHRDIKPANVLLEAGTGRVVLTDFGIARLAGATTISETGAFVGSPEYTSPERMQGAVAGPEADLWSLGVLLCAALTGESPFHRDSLGGVLHAVVYDEIRPPAQAGPLLPVIRGLLERDPERRLGAAEAERLLSAYVTTGTVPLVDRVPDPTPARAVRPVRRLWLIAAALVVVAVAGGVTAASLLGDRTEGRAHEVTPSAPAGASPATATPATVTPATASPGAGVTPKPAPTGYRIVTDPQGFALAVPTGYQRTTDDQRVFHSSPDGAIRIGIKVTPSASEGPLGAMRRADAAGPDTNPGYRDRSVVATTHNGLPAALWEFTWDGFTRAEGARHTFDLCWDEDGRMYDVWVSAPVSRLAEARSRFDAALDSFVTGGAASARP
- a CDS encoding beta-ketoacyl-ACP synthase III produces the protein MTGSRVVALGHYQPAKVLTNEDLAAMVDTTDEWIRSRVGIKTRHIAGPDEPVDELAFQAAGKALAGAGLTPDDIDLVLVATSTAIDRSPNMAARVAAKLGMGGGPAVMDINVVCSGFTHALATADHAIRAGSASRALVIGADKMTEITDWSDRTTCVLTGDGAGAAVVEASDEPGIGPVLWGSVPEMGNAVRIEGSPPVFAQEGQSVYRWTTSQLPPLARKVCEKAGVLPEELAAVVLHQANLRIIEPLAAKIGAVNAVVARDVVDSGNTSAGSIPMALSKLVQRGEIPTGAPVLLFGFGGNLSYAGQVIRCP
- the fdhD gene encoding formate dehydrogenase accessory sulfurtransferase FdhD, which encodes MGRVTERRRVVRIRNGVVGVRPDTLVAEEPLEIRLNGKPLAITMRTPGDDFALAVGFLVSEGVLAAASDVRTVTYCEGAAEDGTNTYNIVNVQLANGVPVPDITLERNVYTTSSCGLCGKASLDAVRTATRFPATAADPVRISADLLGLLPDRLRAAQKVFDRTGGLHAAGLFTADGELLDLREDVGRHNAVDKIVGRALRSGRLPLAGAVLLVSGRASFELAQKAVMAGIPVLAAVSAPSSLAVDLALESGLTLVGFLRGPDMNIYAGEERITM
- a CDS encoding (2Fe-2S) ferredoxin domain-containing protein, giving the protein MTWIRPNGAHAERPCTLVVCRGCCCGDPKKNPGSDHAGQLARLREAAAASGGRLAVRTSECLGPCAQANVIVVQPTTEARRRGARAAWFGWALDDTATDEIIAWAESGGPGTTPVPPTLDLHRITPPDPKLTAPTTRRGRRGR
- a CDS encoding bile acid:sodium symporter family protein, with protein sequence MRRPHLPARLPLDPYVLALLGTVGLAALLPARGPAATVADGASTAAVALLFFLYGARLSTREALDGLRHWRLHVTVLACTFLLFPLLGLAARGLVPGVLTEPLYSGLLFLCLVPSTIQSSIAFTSIARGNVPAAICAGSFSSLAGILLTPLLAAGLLGNSAGGFSPDSLIKIVLQLLLPFLLGQFLRRWVGGFLARHRPVLGYVDRGSILLVVYAAFSAGMAAGIWHQVSVPRLGALLAVEAVLLAVMLLVSWYGAKRLGFGRADRIAIQFAGSKKSLAAGLPMASVLFGAQASLAVLPLMLFHQMQLMVCAVLARRRAQDPGPELTADRVAEVSPPPQQPTGQAR
- a CDS encoding LysR substrate-binding domain-containing protein, with the protein product MYDPVQLRTFLTVAQTLSFTQAAGRLGVRQSTVSQHVRRLEEATGRPLFVRDTHSVELTEDGEALLGFARTILEAHERAAAFFTGTRLRGRLRFGASEDFVLTRLPEILEGFRHEHPEVDLELSVELSGTLHERLDAGRLDLVLAKRRGPGDERGRLVWRDRMVWIGAEGLRVDPERPVPLIVFPPPGITRARALEVLEREGRPWRIACTSGSLSGLIAAARAGLGVMAHTRGLIPPGLVRVSGLPELGSVEFALLRGARVSAAAEALASAVLSGADRLSRTA
- a CDS encoding AMP-dependent synthetase/ligase encodes the protein MREITVPPVVTGAPVGGLADTVFRHAHEEPGRVVLGRKTDGVWRDVTSGELAAEVLALAKGLLAQGVRFGDRVAVMSRTRYEWTLFDFALWAIGAQPVPVYPTSSAEQVQWILYDSECTACVVENEDQAMTVGSVVDRLPRLRLLWQLDAGAVDALVADGRGVSEDVVHRHRGAVTPDAVATVIYTSGTTGRPKGCVLTHANFMFEADTMVSRWESVFQAGPGEQPSTLLFLPLAHVFGRMVEVAAIRSRVKLGHQPVLTAAELLPDLAAFRPTFVLGVPYVFEKVFAAARRKAEAEGRTGPFDRAVETAVRYAEAREQKAFGIGPGPSAGLRVEHQVFEKLVYGKVREAMGGRVRHAMSGGSAMSRRLGLFFDGAGITIFEGYGLTESSAAATANPPGATKYGTVGRPIPGGTVHIAEDGEVWLHGGHIFSGYLNDPRGTEAVLRGGWLATGDLGRLDGDGYLTITGRKKEILVTSNGKSVQPAALEERVRSHPLVAQCVLVGNDRPYIAALITLDPEGIAHWLSMRGLPQRPAAELVHDTDLTAEVRRAVVAANTLVSQAEAIRTFRVLPEQFSEERGLLTPSLKLKRRAIEKAYAMEVAALYQP